From a single Catenulispora sp. EB89 genomic region:
- a CDS encoding ABC transporter ATP-binding protein, with protein sequence MTTALRVRGLRKNYGDAAALAGVDLDVAAGEVFALLGPNGAGKSTAVEILEGLRGRDAGEVSVLGVDPAQADHRWRARIGVVLQEAKDFTMLRVGEAVRQFGAYYPAPRDPAEVIAAVGLTEQTRTLTSRLSGGQRRRLDVALGIVGGPELLFLDEPTTGFDPAARRQFWELIRSLRTAGTTILLTTHYLDEAEALADRVGVLSKGQLVEVDAPERLGGRDRAAAIVSWEEDGRRREEHTAEPTRFVAELSTLFRGEIPGLSVVRPSLEDIYLGLIGADEESAR encoded by the coding sequence ATGACCACAGCACTGCGCGTCAGGGGACTGCGCAAGAACTACGGGGACGCCGCGGCGCTCGCCGGCGTCGATCTGGACGTCGCCGCCGGCGAGGTCTTCGCACTGCTGGGACCGAACGGCGCGGGCAAGAGCACCGCCGTTGAGATCCTGGAGGGGTTGCGGGGGCGCGACGCGGGCGAGGTGTCGGTGCTGGGCGTGGACCCGGCCCAGGCGGACCACCGGTGGCGGGCCCGGATCGGGGTCGTGCTGCAGGAGGCCAAGGACTTCACGATGCTGCGGGTCGGGGAGGCCGTGCGGCAGTTCGGCGCCTACTACCCGGCGCCGCGCGACCCCGCCGAGGTGATCGCGGCCGTGGGGCTCACCGAGCAGACCCGGACCCTCACCTCGCGGCTGTCCGGGGGCCAGCGGCGGCGGCTGGACGTGGCGCTCGGCATCGTCGGCGGTCCGGAACTGCTGTTCCTGGACGAGCCGACGACCGGCTTCGACCCGGCCGCGCGGCGGCAGTTCTGGGAGCTCATCCGCTCGCTGCGCACCGCCGGGACCACCATCCTGCTCACCACGCACTATCTGGACGAGGCCGAGGCGCTGGCCGACCGGGTCGGCGTGCTGTCCAAGGGACAGCTGGTCGAGGTGGACGCGCCGGAGCGGCTCGGCGGGCGGGACCGGGCCGCCGCGATCGTGTCCTGGGAGGAGGACGGCCGGCGCCGCGAGGAGCACACCGCGGAGCCGACGCGGTTCGTCGCAGAGCTCTCGACGCTGTTCCGGGGCGAGATCCCGGGGCTGTCGGTGGTGCGGCCGTCGCTGGAGGACATCTATCTGGGCCTGATCGGGGCGGACGAGGAGAGTGCGCGATGA
- a CDS encoding sensor histidine kinase, which yields MTEPAATAAGPEGPVAVPASAQAGVGAAASRGGGDGGDGGGGDTSTGTGTGAGAGGIAGTDGGAARADRSGSATSPTVAEDSRESFRSWTRIARLWAVAWHFALLVSVVLVVIGRQPLWLLVLIAAMSASYLLLEYPWLLDRAPRRAVYYHLAIASALSFVLVWVDPSLTFLASIVLSQFSPLTGFRIRGLATMAGVAAVLTLPILLRGGVSWGGLAGWVLTAGSALLVNLFIGGFFVEMLNDNDRRGALIRELEDTREELERAHHEAGVREERERLAREIHDTLAQGFTSLLMLIQAADATLDTDPATTRQRLDLAARTARENLAEARALIGGDPTAGLPLDAALRRAAARIGEELGMATSVDIGGSPRALTANVQVVTLRIAQEALANVRKHAQAATVTVWLTYGAEQLTLAVEDDGVGMPETPCKGFGLRSMRERVEQVGGALTITSAPGAGTRVGAEVPYE from the coding sequence GTGACCGAGCCCGCGGCGACGGCGGCTGGGCCCGAGGGCCCGGTCGCTGTCCCGGCGTCCGCACAGGCCGGTGTCGGGGCGGCGGCGAGCCGGGGCGGCGGTGACGGCGGTGACGGCGGTGGCGGCGACACCAGCACCGGCACCGGCACCGGCGCTGGCGCTGGTGGCATCGCCGGCACCGACGGCGGCGCGGCACGGGCCGACCGTTCCGGGTCCGCGACCAGCCCGACGGTGGCCGAGGACAGCCGCGAGTCCTTCCGCTCGTGGACGCGCATCGCCCGGCTGTGGGCCGTGGCCTGGCACTTCGCGCTGCTGGTCAGCGTGGTGCTGGTGGTCATCGGCAGGCAGCCGCTGTGGCTGCTGGTCCTGATCGCCGCGATGTCGGCCTCGTACCTGCTGCTGGAATACCCCTGGCTGCTCGACCGGGCGCCCCGCCGGGCGGTCTACTACCACCTGGCCATCGCCTCCGCGCTCTCCTTCGTCCTGGTCTGGGTCGATCCCAGCCTGACCTTCCTGGCGAGCATCGTCCTGTCCCAGTTCTCGCCGCTGACCGGGTTCCGGATCCGGGGTCTGGCGACCATGGCGGGCGTGGCGGCGGTGCTGACCCTGCCGATCCTGCTCCGAGGCGGCGTGAGCTGGGGCGGCCTGGCCGGCTGGGTCCTGACCGCCGGATCGGCGCTGCTGGTCAACCTGTTCATCGGCGGTTTCTTCGTGGAGATGCTGAACGACAACGACCGGCGCGGCGCGCTCATCCGCGAGTTGGAGGACACCCGCGAGGAGCTGGAGCGGGCCCACCACGAGGCCGGGGTCCGCGAGGAGCGCGAGCGGCTGGCCCGCGAGATCCACGACACCCTGGCACAGGGGTTCACCAGCCTGCTGATGCTGATCCAGGCCGCCGACGCGACGCTGGACACCGACCCGGCCACCACCCGCCAACGCCTGGACCTGGCCGCCCGGACCGCCCGCGAAAACCTCGCCGAGGCCAGGGCCCTGATCGGCGGAGACCCGACCGCGGGACTCCCGCTGGACGCGGCGTTGCGGAGGGCGGCGGCGCGGATCGGCGAGGAGCTGGGCATGGCCACCTCGGTCGACATCGGCGGGAGCCCGCGCGCGCTGACCGCCAACGTCCAGGTGGTGACGCTGCGGATCGCGCAGGAGGCTCTGGCGAACGTCCGCAAGCACGCGCAGGCCGCGACGGTGACGGTCTGGCTGACCTACGGCGCCGAGCAGCTGACGCTGGCTGTGGAGGACGACGGGGTCGGCATGCCCGAGACCCCTTGCAAAGGCTTCGGCCTGCGCTCGATGCGCGAGCGCGTCGAGCAGGTCGGCGGAGCCCTGACCATCACCAGCGCGCCCGGCGCCGGGACCCGAGTGGGGGCGGAGGTGCCTTATGAGTGA
- a CDS encoding LLM class F420-dependent oxidoreductase has translation MDLRVLTEPQQGATYETLLRVARAAEDLGFDGFFRSDHYRAGGVADGLPGPTDCWTTLAGLARETKRIRLGSLVTPVAFRLPGPLAIQVAQVDQMSGGRIELGLGTGWDAAEHAAYGIPFPERRFDLLEEQLRIVTGLWRTPRGEKFSFKGEHYELTDSPALPKAAQRPHPPIIVGGRGPKRTPRLAAMYASEYNSNFRPSDQVAESYVRVREACAAVGRDPGTLTLSVTLVVACGRTPAEIEKRADAIAGKAAANQVVLRLTPAQLVEKLGEYHAAGARRVYLRTFDLDDLDHLALIANDVLPLIRIL, from the coding sequence ATGGATCTTCGAGTACTCACCGAGCCGCAGCAGGGTGCGACCTACGAGACCCTGCTGCGGGTCGCGCGCGCCGCCGAGGACCTGGGCTTCGACGGCTTCTTCCGGTCCGATCACTACCGGGCCGGCGGCGTGGCCGACGGCCTGCCGGGGCCCACCGACTGCTGGACCACGCTGGCCGGGTTGGCGCGCGAGACGAAGCGGATCCGTCTGGGCTCCCTGGTGACGCCGGTGGCGTTCCGGCTCCCGGGGCCGCTGGCGATCCAGGTCGCGCAGGTGGACCAGATGTCCGGCGGCCGGATCGAGCTGGGGCTGGGCACCGGCTGGGACGCCGCCGAGCACGCCGCGTACGGGATCCCGTTCCCGGAGCGCCGGTTCGACCTGCTCGAGGAGCAGCTGCGGATCGTCACCGGCCTGTGGCGGACGCCGCGCGGCGAGAAGTTCTCGTTCAAGGGCGAGCACTACGAACTCACCGACTCCCCCGCGCTCCCCAAGGCGGCGCAGCGCCCGCATCCGCCGATCATCGTCGGCGGCCGCGGTCCGAAGCGGACGCCGCGGCTGGCCGCGATGTACGCGTCCGAGTACAACTCGAACTTTCGGCCGTCGGACCAGGTGGCGGAGAGTTATGTCCGGGTGCGGGAGGCTTGTGCGGCGGTCGGGCGCGATCCCGGCACCCTGACGCTGTCCGTGACCCTGGTCGTGGCCTGCGGACGGACCCCCGCGGAGATCGAGAAGCGGGCCGACGCGATCGCCGGCAAGGCGGCGGCGAACCAGGTCGTGCTGCGTTTGACGCCGGCGCAGCTCGTCGAAAAACTTGGCGAATATCACGCCGCCGGCGCGCGCCGCGTCTACCTGCGCACCTTCGACCTCGACGACCTGGACCACCTCGCGCTGATAGCGAACGACGTACTTCCGCTCATCCGCATCCTCTAA
- a CDS encoding ABC transporter permease — MSAVTGQTVESVGAAVGTTEAVARQRATLSEVWRIGRVRMAVEVVQLTRNTGLLIYTFALPVVMLLLFGSIFRGKIDGTSATYQQVYATGMIGMCVINGALQNLAFQVATERHTKALKRLRTTPMPAASYFLGKVASVLASTVAQVTVMLLVGVTVMGLKLPASPGPWITFTWVLILGCTACSLLGIGLSSLIRSENGSAIVWLPIMVLQFISGVFILFSQLPKPVQEIGAMFPIKWLCQGMRSVFLPDSFKAVEPAGSWEHGRLALVLAAWCVIGLALCLKTFSWRGRDDG; from the coding sequence ATGAGCGCGGTGACCGGGCAGACAGTCGAGTCGGTGGGGGCCGCGGTGGGGACGACTGAGGCCGTGGCCCGCCAGCGCGCCACGCTGAGCGAGGTCTGGCGGATCGGCCGGGTCCGGATGGCCGTCGAGGTGGTGCAGCTGACCCGCAACACCGGGCTGCTGATCTACACCTTCGCGCTGCCGGTGGTGATGCTGCTGCTGTTCGGCTCGATCTTCCGGGGGAAGATCGACGGGACCTCGGCGACCTACCAGCAGGTCTACGCGACCGGGATGATCGGGATGTGCGTCATCAACGGCGCGCTGCAGAACCTGGCGTTCCAGGTGGCCACCGAGCGCCACACCAAGGCGCTGAAACGGCTGCGGACCACCCCGATGCCGGCCGCGTCGTACTTCCTGGGCAAGGTGGCCTCGGTCCTGGCCTCGACGGTCGCGCAGGTCACCGTCATGCTGCTGGTCGGGGTGACGGTGATGGGGCTGAAGCTGCCCGCCTCGCCGGGGCCGTGGATCACCTTCACCTGGGTGCTGATACTCGGCTGCACGGCGTGCAGCCTGCTGGGGATCGGGCTGAGCAGCCTGATCCGGTCGGAGAACGGCTCGGCGATCGTCTGGCTGCCGATCATGGTGTTGCAGTTCATCTCGGGGGTGTTCATCCTGTTCTCGCAGCTGCCCAAGCCGGTCCAGGAGATCGGCGCGATGTTCCCGATCAAGTGGCTGTGCCAGGGGATGCGCTCGGTGTTCCTGCCGGACTCGTTCAAGGCCGTCGAGCCCGCCGGGTCCTGGGAGCACGGGCGGCTCGCCCTGGTGCTGGCGGCCTGGTGTGTGATCGGCTTGGCGCTGTGCCTGAAGACGTTCAGCTGGCGGGGAAGGGACGACGGGTGA
- a CDS encoding mechanosensitive ion channel family protein, with protein sequence MSNWFSDHSGLIVSDTIAIVSIIVVSLIIRKVTLTFIRRAVDKAAMRAESKPGRFLESGLLMGAERRMQRTRALGGVLGSIASVTIMIIAALMIIDQLRISTGPILASVGGLSVAIGFGARDVVTDLLAGIFMIMEDQYGVGDFIDAGDAKGTVEEVGLRVTQLRDIDGVVWYVRNGTIKRIGNQSQGHARAIVDVPVAYTETPNRVRDIMVETAHQLFEDPMWKDSFLSEAPTVAGIESIEGDHMMMRVSMRTAPRASSEVARELRSRLLHAFDEAGVKVGLTAASGTNGAEDAVAAAPHVPQPLKSPSNG encoded by the coding sequence GTGAGCAACTGGTTCAGCGACCACTCGGGACTGATCGTCTCGGACACGATCGCGATCGTGTCGATCATCGTCGTCTCGCTGATCATCCGGAAGGTCACCCTGACCTTCATCAGGCGGGCCGTGGACAAGGCCGCGATGCGCGCCGAGTCCAAGCCGGGGCGCTTCCTGGAGTCCGGGCTGCTGATGGGCGCCGAGCGGCGGATGCAGCGCACCCGGGCGCTGGGCGGCGTGCTCGGCAGCATCGCCAGCGTGACCATCATGATCATCGCGGCCCTGATGATCATCGACCAGCTGCGCATCTCCACCGGGCCGATCCTGGCCTCGGTCGGCGGCCTGTCGGTGGCGATCGGCTTCGGCGCCCGGGACGTGGTCACCGACCTGCTCGCCGGGATATTCATGATCATGGAGGACCAGTACGGGGTCGGCGACTTCATCGACGCCGGCGACGCCAAGGGCACCGTGGAGGAGGTCGGGCTGCGGGTCACGCAGCTGCGCGACATCGACGGCGTGGTCTGGTACGTCCGCAACGGCACGATCAAGCGGATCGGCAACCAGTCGCAGGGGCACGCGCGGGCCATCGTGGACGTGCCGGTCGCCTACACCGAGACCCCCAACCGGGTCCGCGACATCATGGTCGAGACCGCGCACCAGCTGTTCGAGGACCCGATGTGGAAGGACAGCTTCCTGTCCGAGGCGCCGACCGTGGCCGGCATCGAGTCCATCGAGGGCGACCACATGATGATGCGCGTCAGCATGCGCACCGCCCCGCGCGCCAGCTCCGAGGTGGCGCGGGAGTTGCGTTCGCGGCTGCTCCACGCGTTCGACGAGGCCGGGGTGAAGGTCGGCCTCACCGCCGCCAGCGGGACCAACGGCGCCGAGGACGCGGTCGCCGCGGCGCCGCACGTGCCGCAACCCCTGAAGAGTCCATCGAACGGTTGA